agtcactacactacataatggtaaataaataaagtacccaggagtaaatttcatcaaggaggttaaagacttgtactcgaaaaattataaaacattgatttaaaaaatcaaggaagatacaaactagaggaagcatataccatgttcatgaataggaagaataaacatcattaaaacgcctatattacccaaagcaatttacaaattcaatgcaattcctattaaaataccaatggcatacttcaaagatatagaacaaatattccaaaaatttatatggaaccaaaaagaacacaaatagcctcagcagtcttgaaaaagaataaagtgggtggtatcacacttcctgatatcaagttatactacaaggccattcatTGTAcgcaaaacagcttggtactggcatatgaacagacatatagatcaatggaacagaacagagaatgcagaaaaaaaccctacacctttatgaacaattgatatttgacaaaaaatgtaagagcatacaatggagtaaagacagtctctttaaataatggtgttgggaaaattggacagctacccgcaaaaaaaaaatgaaactagaccagaaagttacacctttcacaaaatataaactcaaaatgtgcCGTGGACAACatggctcctaataacggtgcagaattaaggaaacacacttattaagaaaaaatgggaccgggaggactcttcaaatgctgatggcaatatcggAGTGCcctatagccccagtttgctttattatatagccatatgcaaatcaagaaagtccttgatacaaagttacacatccaaggctaaaacaggaactctcccaaggcataaacaggaatgcCCCCaccacataagtgaaatcaaccaacatctgaatgaacaaagagaaagaagaagggcatgtaaattgcttccagcaacttaagcaagcaagtgaaatgggtgcaaatactcagcatcatagccaatatggaggtggaggggagagaacttagccttttgctaagccccgaatctacaaaggctttttgccatttacggtccaaaacaaaaatgaataaaagacataaatataagtcgtgaaaccataatcaccttggaagaaaacataggcagtaaactctctgacatctctcacagcaatatatttgctgatttatctccatgggcaagccaaataaaggacaggatgaacaatgggactgtatcaaactaaaaagcttttgcacagctaaagacaatatgaacaaaataaaaagacaaaccacacaatgggagaacatattcaacaatatgtttgataaggggttaataaccaaaatctataaagaacttgtaaaactcaacaccaggaagataaacaatccaatcaaaaatgggcaaaagaaatgaatagataattctacaaagaggacatacagatggccaataggcagatgaaaaaatgttcaacatcactaatcactggAGAAATGCAtgttaaaaccataatgagctaccacctcacaccagtcagaatggtgctcattaagaaagcaacaaataataagcgctggcgaggatgtggagaaaagagaaccctcctgcactgctggtgggaacgcagactggtgcagccactgtggaaaacagtacggagattcctaaacaaataaaaaatcaaactgccttttgacccagccatctcacatttaggaatatatcctaagaataccaaatcaatgattcaaaagaagaaatgcacccccatgtttatgacagcattgtttacaatagccaagatctggaaacagtccaagtgtctgtcagtggaggagcagattaaaaagctatggttacatatacaccaggggtctcaaactcgcggcccgccgaacaattttgtgcggcccgcagactaatccacaaagttcagaatattttggataaaattaagtaagcctaggagcctacctgtatttttcatttctctagcatcctagctagatattagcttagttaacagcagttgtgatgcgaactacagtttctggtcgttttgtgacactgagtaaactgcatgtacgattgtgcttgttgtactgatttttttttgttttcaactgcagtgagaaaagtgttgcgtaacagttgccttttgtagacctagtgaggcctgctgaacggctgtgatcttgctctgcggcccacatgctgagttgagtttgagacccctgatatacacaatggaatattatgtgtcAGTGAAAAAGATAATCTTACCTTTCATGCAACATAGATGgtcctgaaaactattatgttatgtgaaataagccagacagagaaagaaaaatatcatataatcttactcatttgaggaatctaataaacaatgtgaaatgaggaacagaatagaggcagaggcaagatcaaagggaccagaggaaaagcagacagaggcaagggggatgagaggatgggattagagaagggaaagagattggtgaaattatatatacataacacagcattacagagagcagaaaagaaaatcctggagggaagggggagggtgttgggggagggtggcaaaggagatgttgaggggaacacaggggggGATGtattctgtgggacacttgaatctatgtgaacacaataaattaaaatcaataaaagttaaaaaagtgtTGACCTAGCTGATGACTGAGACTCTACACTGAcatatagaaaaatgtaaatgaaacatATATTGATATGAAGAATTACACACAAATTTTTGTACCAGCTTTATTTTCATATTCCAAAATAAGaaattaccaaaaagaaaaaagcaaatgtcatgaacaaataaatggataaagaagtggtgatataataataaaaaaaaacttatcatCCAAAACAAGATGAGCAACTAATATAACATTAATCAAACCTTAAGTATTTATACAACACAAATGAAAGCAGGAGAATGACTATTATTCCCATCATATaaactctagaaaatgcaaagatctattaaaatagaaagtaaacCAGTGGTTACTTAATAGGCTGGGAAGGGaaggacaggaaaagaaagattataaaacaattttttaaaaaaatccagtgacagcctgactgggcggtggcgctgtggttggagcatcggactgggatgtggaggactcgggttcgagactccgaggtccccagcttgagtgcaggctcgtctggtttgagcggagctcaccagctttagcccggggtcactggctcaggcggtgggggggtcactcagtctgctgtagccaactCCATCCCCCccatcctggtcggggcacatgtgggagagcaatcaaCAGACAGCTAGGGTGCCGCAGCCaggaactggtgcttctcatctctctccgttcctgtctgtccctctctctgactctgtcactgtgacaaaataaataaataaattaattaaaaaataaaaaaataaaaatccaatgaCAACTCTGGTCAGCATCTGACTGTGTTGAGTTTCAGTTCCTACATATGCCAAAGGCTGCACTTCAAATACATTGTttactaaataaaacttttgaaaaatggttcaaaataaaatctccatgtccaacattttgaaaatatttggcaACTTTATACTGAATCAAAATTCTCATGTCCTTTGGGAGACAGACTTTCTTCATTGACATCAAATATACCAAATAATCAAGGACTTTCCTTCAAATCAACAGGAATGATGGCTGAGTCTCAAGTCACAGCCAGGAGTGTAGATACTGCTTTTCTTTACCTTTCATTTCCTGCGTAAGCACCAGTGGTCTTAGGTGAACATCTGAGAGGGTACAGACATTcacaaaacatctttttttcagactttatttattccttttttatagggaagagagagagagaaaaaaagggtggggagaagcatgaagcatcaactcacatatgtcttgaccaggcagcccagggttttgaatcagcgacctcagtgttccagttcgaCACTTGACCCagtgcaccagcacaggtcaggccacaaaacacttgtttattttcaattacactgACTTTGGACAAAGAAGATAAACATGCCTGGTGATCCTCAGATTTCTGTACACACTGAACCTGCAGTCTTCTTCACAGAAACAGTCTGGATTCACGTTTAAAGAGGCAATTTTTACCTTGCTAGCTAAAGTCTCCTCTAATCCACTGATTTTCTAATAGTTGTGTTTTCCCCAATGGTCTTACAGCCACTGACCATCACCCATGGAATTGCAGACACTAATACACATGGCGCTTTGCAGAACTTTCAAAAGTACTGACATACCAGGTGATAATAACTCATGCTACCCCCGGAAGCTTTAGGTTGTCTCACTTGCTCCTTCTTCAAAGTAATGAGTCACCTAGAACTCATACCATCCAGACTTCACGTGAGGACCAGACAGCCCTGCACTCTTTCCTAGGAGGATGTGGGCAGCAACAAAAATTTAGCAAAAACTGGTGAGCTAATTTCAGCACTAGACTGTTGTTTCACAGGCAAAGAAAGCTTGAGACACCGTAAAagttattaatctcttactgcTTTTAGAGCCAAAATCTACTTATAACCTACACCGCACAGTAAATAGAACATCCAAGATTAAAGAAAACTTGAACAAAAACACCTCCATTATTTCATAAACCAAAGAGACATGGAGATGACAGTTCTTGCAAAGGTGACACTGATTCTGGAAATATTCATCACAAGTATCTAGGGAAACCAGGATCCTGCAAAAGCAGTCCTTCTGCAAGCTGCAGTCTGAACTCGCATGATGGTCCTTGCGGTCAACACTGTAGATCCACACCCCAACCAGAGTGATGCAAATGCAGATCTCATAGGGCTCAGGCTGCTTCCAATTTCCTCCAGCAAAACAAAGGATGGTCAGCTTCCTCATAGACAGTAGGATGGTGACTGATGTAAAGTGTGGTGATCTCTTAGGTGGTAGTATATGTGAAAGAGCTCGACACTGAAATTTGCAAGGATATAAATCTGGCAAGAGCCTTGTGAAGGttagaaaatgtaacataaacAAGACATACATAATTCCCACATAACTAAAAGTCTTGGGGAGTCTCTCTACCATTATTGTTAGACTGTATGACATTTAATACATACACATGgacctcagtcactaaaaaaaatcaaactgtacATTTCCTACCCATCTAAGAATGTCCTCCAATGTGAACTCTCATGTGCTTAGGTGAAACTTGTAGAAATACGATTTCCCACATGTACTGCACCCATATGGCCTCActccagtgtgaattctctgatgacAATAAAGACCAGTGTTAGAGATAAAagttttcccacattcactgcacccATAAGGCCTTTCTACAATGTGAATTCTCTCATGAAGAAGACCATTTTTTagaggtaaaatatttttcacatttacaGCACAGATGAGGCCCTTTTTCCTTGTGAGTGCGCTGATGAGAAGAAAGGTGAGAGGGCCTGATAAAAGAtatcccacattcactgcacttgTGAGGCCTTTCTCCACTGTGAACTCTCTGATGAATATGAAGGTCATGTGTCCCCTTAAAAAACTTCCCACATTCCCTGCACCCATATGGCCTTTCTTCTGTGTGAACTCCTTGATGACTACTAAGGTCATAGATCCTGAAAaaggatttcccacattcactgcactcatAGGCCTTTCTCCAATGTGAAATCTGATGAAATCGAAGGGCACAGTTACTGAAATAAgattttccacattcactgcatccATAAGACCTTTTTCTTGTGTGAACTCTCTCACGACAATAAaggatagattttcttttttttttttttttgtatttttctgaagctggaaacagggagagacaatcagacagactcccgcatgtgcccgaccgggatccacccggcacgcccaccaggggcgatgctctgcccaccagggggcgatgctctgcccctccggggtgtcgctctgtggccaccagagccactctagcgcctggggcagaggccaaggagccatccccagcgcctgagccatttttgctccaatggagccttggctgcgggaggggaagagagagacagagaggaaggagggggtggaggtggagaagcaaatgggcgcttctcctatgtgccctggccgggaatcgaacccgggtcccccgcacgccaggccgacgctctaccgctgagccaaccggccagggccgaaggaTAGATTTTCTAATAAAGGATTTTGCACATTCTCTACACTCATAAGGCCTCTGTTCAGTGTGAAGGCTCTGGTGATAACGAAGGCCAAAGATtcttgtaaaacattttttaaattcatgacacACAAAACCCTGTCTTACATTATGGACACTGACCTGAAAAAGTGTCTTGTAGCACCCAGTGGCTTTTTTACATTCTTTCTGGttgtaataattttttcttttttgagaagtcATCCAAGATGTAGACATTTCATTTGACCTGTCCCTGGTGTGAGAAGCTGGCTGTTGAAGATGTCCAGAGCTGGaaaggatgctctgcccaacctcCCCACAAGTAGAAGGTTTCTgggacacatcaaaattacagccCTTCACAAGTGAGACGCTGTGCACACCTCTTCTCAAAGGCTTCTTTTCCACGTGCTGAGCCTGGCTCTGGACATCCTCCGAactgaaataaaattgttttgaacATGCCCCATACATCAGCAGTTTCCGGCAGTTTTGTGTTCCCTGCTGATCGACCAAGAGAAAAATGTCTCTCAAGACTGctccacagccctggccggttggctcagcggtagagcgtcggcctagcgtgcggaggacccgggttccattcccggccagggcacacaggagaagcgcccatttgcttctccacccctctgctgcgctttcctctctgtctctctcttcccctcccgcagccaaggctccattggagcaaagatggcccgggcgctggggatggctctgtggcctctgcctcaggcgctagagtggctctggtcgtgacatggcaacgcccaggatgggcagagcatcaccccctggtgggcagagcatcgcccctggtgggcgtgccgggtggatcccagtcgggcgcattcgggagtctgtctgactgtctctccccgtttccagcttcagaaaaataaaaaaaataaataaataaaaaaaagactgctcCACAACTTTTACATGGGTGACTTGACTGGGAAGACAAAGCTATATTAGGATTCTTTGCCTGTGATACTTCTACAGAAATGTTCTCTTCAATATGTTTCTCCATGTCATCTGTTCCATAGCAGCAACCtgaccaacaacaacaaaaaaccttggTGAAACACATGTTGACCTGATAAGCAGAAGTAACCTCATCACAAATGTCCATCTGTCACAGCTAGGCACTATTCTATAGGATTAATTTCAAGACAGGCGAGTTAGACCGTGAGTAAATGGCTGTTATTTACTGCTTGAACTAAAAGGTCAGCAAAGGTTGAAGATCTCATAACAACACAAAGATATAAGTGTAAGATAAAACACAAAGTAGAAAGgcagggtgcctgaccaggcagtggtgacatggaaagagcattggcctgtgacACACATGACTCAcattcgaaaccctaaggtcactgccttgaTTGCGAGCTCACCAATCCTGcgtgggggctcaccagcttgagcacacagTCGCAGGCCTGTCCCAAATGTTACTGACTTGAAGCCTGAGATAACTGGCTTGTGTAAGGGGTCACCCGCTCAGCTGGagatccctggccaaggcacatatgaaaaagcaatcaatgaacaaaaaggagacaaaggagctacagtgaagaactgatgcttctcatctctctcccttcctgtctgtctgtacctatctggccctctctcattctctgccacaaaaaagaaagactttaaaataaatcattttttaaataaattattttaaagagctTACCAAGCTacatatagaaacaaaataaaaaaattttaatcaaagggcagacacagagacagacagagagagaataagatacaaagaaaggaagagaactgAGAGGCATTGACTCGTAGTTGCagactttgtttattgattgcttcttcatatgACTTGACAGGGGTTCCAACTGAGCCAGGGAACTTTTACTGAAGCCAGTAACCCTGCCCTCAatccagtgaccgtggggtcatgtctatgatcccacacacaagacactgatcctgtgctcaagctggtgagcccactgtCAATCCAGAtaagcctgcagtcaagctggtaaccccagggttttgaacatgggtcctctgcatcccagtttgacactatcctctgtgccaccacctgtcaggcttttaaaaaaaatttgtgtcttttttttaatgagagtaaCTTTATAAAAGCTAGACACAGTGGGGAAACAATGAAGATCCTGGAAAAAGAATCAGGGTGACCCAGAGTCCAGCTGCTGCTTTCCATTGGCGCCTGGGCGTAAGTCCCATTTGGTCTCTTAgagattaaaatagaaaaagcaagGTACCAGCCTGAGTAAAAGGGGGCACAGGCACACCCAAGAATGTGCCTCGGGAGTCAGGGTCTTACCCAGTGAGGATATAAGTGCAAagttctccagcatcacatcCAGGTACAggtgtctctgagcctcatcaaGGAGGCACCATTCTTCCCTGGAGAAGTACAGGGCAACATTCCCTAAAGGTCACACCAATCTGCCAGAAGTAATACAGGTGAATCCAGGACAGAAGTAATACAAGTGAATCTCTGAGAACCCACAATCATAATACATAGAAATCTTACCCCcacatctgaccaggcagtggcacaggggatagagtggTGGCCTGGGACACACacaacccaggttagaaaccctgaggttgctggcttgaacacagtctcacctagcttgagcatggggtcgctggcttgagcttgagatcatagacatgacctcatggacactggcttgagcccaattgTCATTGGCTGAAAgcctaagatcgctggcttgagccctaagtcgctggcttgaacaaggggtcactcgctctgctgtagccccctggtcattCACAGCACTACCCTAGTGCACAAAAGGGCTACCACTCTTCTATGTCTCCATGCCGAACACTCCCCAAATATCCAGGCCTATGTGTTCAGCTGCCAACCTGATGGCTCCACTCACTCTTCTTTCAAACTTATAAAACTGTTAACCAAAAAAATCTTATAATAttgacaaagaaaattaaattaacttcCCCAGACCAGTTGATGCATCCTCCAAAATTCTGGCTCCTAATAGCAAGAATCCTTGGGTCATCTTCAACTCCTCCTTTTATGTCCAACAGCTGCAAATCTGAAACTCTCCTAAGTTCTTGTTATAAAATGAACCAATAAGCTGACCGGTgctggtgcggtggatagagtatCATCGACCAGgaatgttgaggtcccaggttttaaactatgaggttgccagcttgagcgctggttcatctacttgaacacaggctcactagcttgaacaccAATTCTGAGCTTGAGCTTggtatcattgacatgatcccatggtcactggattgaatcCCAAGGGCATTAGCTTGAGCCCagttcacaggcttgagcaagagttcaaTGACTCTCTTGGTACCTCCCAGCTAAGGCACACATAtaaaaagtgatcaatgaactaGTAAAGTCCTGAAACAATGAGTTGacccttcacatctctctcccttcctctctccctctgattctctctgtataaaaaaaataagtaaatgggggggaaaaattaacatttctttctACCTCCATGGCCACAAGTCTAGTCAAGCATCACTTCTCTGGATTACAGCACTCACCTAGTCCTGGGCTCTTTGCCACTTCTCTTAACCCACAATCTGTCTacaccaggggttcccaaactacggcccctgaggccatttatccagcccctgccgcacttccggaaggggcacctctttcattggtggtcagtgagaggagcacattgaccatctcattagccaaaagcaggcccatagttcccattgaaatactggtcagtttgttgatttaaatttacttgttctttattttaaatattgtatttgttcctgttttgtttctttactttaaaataagatatgtgcagtgagcatagggatttgttcatattttttttatagtgcggccgtccaatggtctgagggacagtgaactgaccccagtgtaaaaagtttggggacccctggtctacactaTTCAGGTACAAGAAGCCTCTTAAACCCAGGAGAGACTAACTACTTCATCCAGTGCAAAGTCCCCATTATCTCCACAACAAAAGACTAAGTTATCATTGGACAATTATCAGGTCTGATTTTTGATTCCAGAAtccttgttttaaaaacaaagaatgaagaCCTGTGCTACCTACTTTCAGCTCTGTGGCTCCTCCAAACATTCCCACATGCAGGTGTCGCTCCTTGAATAACCTTCCCTAATTGATTGTATTTGCTGCCAGGGTAGACCAAAGGAATAAGGGCGGGCCATATACTAAACCAGACAATTTCAGTGGAAGCCTGCATAGCCTTACAAACTTGGAGGCTGAAAATAACTATATAGAATGacagaaattaaaactttcatgGTAGGTTGTCATTTCCTAGGCCAGTATCTTCCCCGAAAATAGTACATTTTTACCTTAACTGACACTGACtaccgtctttttttttttttaatttattttttacagagacagagagtgagtcagagagagggatagacagggacagacagacaggaacggagagagatgagaagcatcaatcattggtttttcattgcgcgttgcaacatcttagttgttcattgattgctttcttatatgtgccttgactgcgggccttcaacagaccaagtaaccccttgctggagccagcaaccttgggttcaagctggtgggctattgctcaaaccagatgagcccgcgctcaagctggcaacctcggggtctcgaacctgtgtcctcagcatcccagtccgacgctctatccactgcgccaccgcctggtcaggctgtctaccGTCTTTTTGATAACAGACCTTTGGAATGCCAGGAAAATTTCCTTTTCCCTGATCCCTCATGACACCAACACTGCAACAGAGGAAAGTCCACAAAACCCCTTAATGTTAAAATAACCCttaatgttattttatgttaAGTAACTGTTAACTACATACCCTCCAATGTAAAAGTAGTATGTGCTTATTTTCACTTGTTATAGAAGTCataaattttcttgttttgctttgtCCAATTTCCATAATGTATCACCAATATATTTCAGGTAAATCTTATATGACTTCCAAGTTTGATTCTAAGTAAATGGGTGACAAAACTGCTGTTTTCGGGAGCATTTTCTCACACTGTTGATATTTCCTTTTTTGGTAATTGTCACTGTGgctcaaataaacattttaataaattcaatacagtCTTGAACATTTCTTTCACTGACACCAGAAATGGGAGCATCCTGATGTTAGCTCTGGTCGGCACTCTGGAAATGAGGATTCAAAGTATCCTGAGGGTCCCATATTCAAGACCCGAATAAATACCTAGGGAAGAGTCTGGAGACACTATAACGTACTGTCACCACCAGGGAAAAAGTGTGACATGCTGTCCTGTCTTTTCTAGTTTACAGAGTTGTTACAGTAAACATgaaatcaaattaatataaaatgtaaaaaggacaGTGATTTGGTGTAACCAGTTTATGCCATTCTGAGAGAACTTCACGTTTTAACTGAGTACCAATACCATGTGGGAATTATATTTTACGTAAAAGAACCCTCATTAAGGCCCAATTACCAAGGTGTAACAGGGTTACTCTTTTTTCTGGTAACTCCATCTGTCAACCTTATGAAGCCCATATGTGACTTATGTTTCAGGTGTGACAATGCAACTCAACGACGTGAGCTGTGGCCAAACCAAACATAAGTAGCCAGGGTGAAGATCAAGTCGGCTGCCTGAGATGCCAACTCAGACTCCACATGGCCCACGACAACCATTTGGCAACTGCCGCAAAGCTCTGTGCCTCTCCAAGCAAGTTTGTTGGGGACCCCGCAAAAGTAACAGCCTAAACTGAGCCGGCCACTCGTCTTAACCATGACTGAATTAAAATCTatgttatgggccctggccggttggctcagtggtagagcatcggcctggcgtgcagaagtcccgggtttgattcctggccagggcacacaggagaagaagcgtccatctgcttctccaccccttcccctctctttcctctctgtctctctcttcccctcccacagtgaggctccattggagcaaagatggcccgggcgctggggatggctccttggcctctgccccaggcgctagagtgtctctggtcacaacagagcaacgcccaggaggggcagagcatcgccccctggtgggcagagcgttgccctctggtgggcgtgccgggtgaatcccggtcgggcgcatgtgggagtctgtctgactgtctctccccatttctagcttcagaaaaatacaaaaaaaaaacaacaaaactatgtTATGTGGCTTAATATGAGTGTATTTGCCTATTCAATTGACtcctaattactttcattttaggTCGTGAACTacctaaccaactcagctataaATTAATTATAACCAATTAAATGGTTTAGCAAGACAAGACCGGTTTTTTCCAACTTCAGATCTTGTAGGAAGTCACATACAACCACACTTTCACTCCAGGTAAGCAAGTCCCTTTCTATCCCCGCCCAGCCCTGAAGTCTGGTGACCTCCTCTGTGACTCAGTCCTCAGTGCTGCTTCTGACCAGCTGTGACCTTCCACAAGGACGTCACTCCCTGGGCCTCGCTGTCCTCATCCGCCCATtccactttcttctctctctgagcaGGATTTAAATAGTTACTAAACACATAACGCAGGCTGTGACCCTCTCAGTTCACAACCTTCCATTGCTCTAAGAAATCTCAGAATGAGGTACAATCCTCAGCCTCTCAGTGAAGACCTAGCTGCACCTCAGACTGTTTCACGCAGCCAGAATTGCAGTCTTCTGGGTCTCTCCCGGGTCGGCGGCCCCTCAGCCTGTCACCTCTTTCAGCTCTGTCACGCCAGGTGTCACCTACGAGCGCGTCACGGTTCAGGACGTGGGGGCCTGGCTGCAGGACGTGACTGGCCCCCCCCAACGGGGCTCCCGGTTTGGAGGGGTGAGGCTGTGAGAGCCCGGGGGACGCGCTCATCTCAGCCGGGCGCCTCCTCAGCGCGGCTGTCCTTATCGGACTCTGCGGGAAAGGCTGGGCGGGAGCAGCGGTTAAGCAGGCGGCCACGGCACCGCAGTCGCTGTTCTTCCAGGGCTCGGGTCACCCTGGTGTCGTTAGGGAGTCTCACACTTACTGCAAAACTCCACTTTTTCTCATTTTGCGTCCAGTCCCACCATCACTGGTAGCTCC
The Saccopteryx bilineata isolate mSacBil1 chromosome 3, mSacBil1_pri_phased_curated, whole genome shotgun sequence DNA segment above includes these coding regions:
- the LOC136330105 gene encoding LOW QUALITY PROTEIN: zinc finger protein 211-like (The sequence of the model RefSeq protein was modified relative to this genomic sequence to represent the inferred CDS: inserted 1 base in 1 codon; deleted 1 base in 1 codon) — protein: MLKLGNVALYFSREEWCLLDEAQRHLYLDVMLENFALISSLGCCYGTDDMEKHIEENISVEVSQAKNPNIALSSQSSHPCKSCGPTGQGCGAVLRDIFLLVDQQGTQNCRKLLMYGACSKQFYFSSEDVQSQAQHVEKKPLRRGVHSVSLVKGCNFDVSQKPSTCGEVGQSILSSSGHLQQPASHTRDRSNEMSTSWMTSQKRKNYYNQKECKKATGCYKTLFQVSVHNVRQGFVCHEFKKCFTRIFGLRYHQSLHTEQRPYECRECAKSFIRKSILRPWPVGSAVEPSEKYKKKKKRKSILYCRERVHTRKRSYGCSECGKSYFSNCALRFHQISHWRKAYECSECGKSFFRIYDLSSHQGVHTEERPYGCRECGKFFKGTHDLHIHQRVHSGERPHKCSECGISFIRPSHLSSHQRTHKEKGPHLCCKCEKYFTLKNGLLHERIHIVERPYGCSECGKTFISNTGLYCHQRIHTGVRPYGCSTCGKSYFYKFHXKHMRVHIGGHS